The sequence TGGTGAATGCCCGCGATTACAACAACGACACGCCGCTCAGCTGGGCAGCCATGAAGGGTAACCTGGAGAGCGTCAGCATCCTGCTCGACTTCGGGGCGGAGGTCCGGGTGGTTAATTTGAAAGGCCAAACCCCCATCTCGCGTTTGGTGGCGTTGCTGGTTCGGGGATTGGGTACGGAGCGCGAGGATTCCTGCTTCGATCTTCTCCATCGAGCTATCGGACATTTTGAGCTGAGAAAAAACGGCAGCATGCCCTGGGAGGTGACCAGGGATCAGCAGCTCTGTGAAAAGCTCACCCTGCTCTGCTCGGCCCCCGGTACCCTACAGACGCTGTCACGTTACGCCGTGCGCCGCAGCCTGGGCGTGCGGTTCCTGCCGGAGGCGGTGAAGCAGCTGCCCTTGCCCACCTGCCTGAAGGAGTACGTGTTGCTCCTTAGCTAAGCGAAAGACAAAGCGCCAGGGCTCTTCCACGCCGGCGTTCGGCTCCCTTCGTCACCGCTTCCTCACGGCAACACCGGGAATGAGGTTGACCGCTTGGTTTGGGACTTGTGGGTGCCAGATTCCCTTTCCCGGTCGCTGTCCTGGTTTTcatcctgctctgctct comes from Mycteria americana isolate JAX WOST 10 ecotype Jacksonville Zoo and Gardens chromosome 26, USCA_MyAme_1.0, whole genome shotgun sequence and encodes:
- the ASB8 gene encoding ankyrin repeat and SOCS box protein 8; the protein is MWYIMQSIQSKYSLSERLIRTIAAIRSFPRDNVEDLIGRGADVNCMHGTLKPLHCACMVADADCVELLLQKGAEVNALDGYNRTALHYAAEKDETCVEILLEYGANPNALDGNKDTPLHWAAFKNNAECVRSLLENGALVNARDYNNDTPLSWAAMKGNLESVSILLDFGAEVRVVNLKGQTPISRLVALLVRGLGTEREDSCFDLLHRAIGHFELRKNGSMPWEVTRDQQLCEKLTLLCSAPGTLQTLSRYAVRRSLGVRFLPEAVKQLPLPTCLKEYVLLLS